One window of the Xiphophorus couchianus chromosome 12, X_couchianus-1.0, whole genome shotgun sequence genome contains the following:
- the LOC114154033 gene encoding C-X-C motif chemokine 11-like codes for MKFAVIGFVACLFLLCAQAQPANRSNKCKCSSSFLNRVRLQSILTEPVVYHPSTFCPRTEIIVILANKEKCVDPKSRIGQLILNLKNKSRKTGAVHTTTVSAHSSTSGSTQQATFRL; via the exons ATGAAGTTCGCTGTGATTGGATTCGTGGCCTGCCTGTTTCTCCTCTGTGCTCAAg CTCAGCCAGCCAACAGGTCCAATAAATGCAAGTGTTCCAGCAGCTTCCTGAACAGGGTCCGACTGCAGAGCATTCTCACAGAGCCTGTCGTTTACCACCCAAGCACCTTCTGCCCCCGCACTGAGATCAT TGTTATACTGGCAAACAAGGAAAAGTGTGTGGATCCAAAGTCACGAATTGGACAGCTTATCTTGAATCTGAAGAACAA GTCCAGAAAAACTGGAGCTGTGCACACAACGACGGTTTCAGCTCACTCTTCCACTTCAGGCTCAACACAGCAGGCGACATTCAGACTGTAG